In a single window of the Campylobacter iguaniorum genome:
- a CDS encoding UPF0323 family lipoprotein — MKHIKTLKDISKTAGLGAVLVLGLAACGNGDQNSGANSGAINEAAQKQGATVFIEKNPDGSYKIADEFPSNETRVFLREADATGAMSERLLSQAELDKLMQEENAKIEAGTSGLTNQNASVSSGGMSLGETILASAAGAIIGSWIGSKLFNSPGYQNQRQTAYKNPSAYNRSVNSFNKSATTGARTTGGKSGFFGGSSTGASTSSTSTGG, encoded by the coding sequence TTGAAACATATAAAAACATTAAAAGATATAAGCAAAACTGCGGGTCTTGGGGCTGTGCTGGTTTTAGGTTTAGCAGCTTGTGGAAATGGCGATCAAAATAGTGGTGCAAATAGTGGCGCTATAAATGAAGCCGCACAAAAACAAGGCGCAACCGTATTTATAGAAAAAAACCCTGACGGCAGCTACAAGATAGCAGATGAGTTCCCAAGCAACGAAACAAGAGTGTTTTTACGTGAAGCAGACGCCACTGGAGCTATGAGCGAAAGACTTCTTAGCCAAGCCGAGCTTGACAAACTCATGCAAGAAGAAAATGCCAAAATAGAAGCTGGCACAAGTGGGCTGACTAACCAAAACGCAAGCGTGAGTAGCGGCGGAATGAGTCTTGGAGAAACGATACTAGCAAGTGCAGCTGGAGCGATTATCGGTAGCTGGATAGGAAGCAAACTATTTAATTCTCCAGGCTACCAAAACCAACGCCAAACCGCATACAAAAATCCAAGCGCATATAATAGAAGCGTAAATAGCTTCAACAAATCAGCCACCACAGGAGCTAGAACTACTGGTGGCAAAAGCGGATTTTTTGGCGGGTCAAGCACGGGAGCAAGCACAAGTTCTACTTCAACTGGCGGTTGA
- a CDS encoding glutathionylspermidine synthase family protein — MMNLKTIKPLDNDYLQSIGFSWHTDPDNTPYIADELVEVSSDECEAYYDAANELYDMFVAAAQYVIDNDLFHELGIPFNLIDTIKQSWENEVHWHLYGRFDFAGGTGGKPIKLIEFNADTPTSVFETAIIQWAMLKFNSLDEGKQFNDLYDGLVENFKRLVTLDEDTSSFDEHYEGWKILFSCISGSDEDESTTRLLQSAANDAGFETNFCYVNDVSFDDENGIFYDGQNYEYWFKLIPWESIAIEEGELALILKNIINNQKAIVLNPAYTLLFQSKGIMKILWDLYPNHPLLLESSYEPLSGKKQVKKPFLAREGANVTLLDNDGNIIKENGGSYGNGKFLYQEFAEFDKSGDESYQAGVFFAFEGCALGFRKGGDIIDNYSKFVGHIIK, encoded by the coding sequence ATAATGAATTTAAAAACAATAAAACCACTTGATAATGATTATCTTCAAAGTATAGGATTTAGCTGGCATACAGATCCAGACAACACACCATATATCGCTGATGAGCTTGTAGAGGTTAGCAGTGATGAGTGTGAGGCATATTACGACGCGGCAAATGAACTTTATGATATGTTTGTCGCAGCAGCCCAGTATGTGATAGACAATGACCTTTTTCACGAGCTTGGGATTCCTTTTAATCTAATCGATACAATCAAACAAAGCTGGGAAAATGAAGTCCACTGGCATCTTTATGGCCGTTTCGACTTCGCTGGCGGGACTGGTGGTAAGCCGATTAAATTAATCGAATTTAACGCCGATACGCCAACAAGCGTCTTTGAAACAGCCATAATCCAATGGGCTATGCTTAAATTTAACAGTCTTGATGAGGGCAAACAATTTAATGATTTGTACGATGGTTTGGTCGAAAATTTCAAACGCCTTGTCACGTTGGACGAGGATACAAGCAGTTTTGATGAACATTATGAGGGCTGGAAAATTTTATTTAGTTGCATAAGTGGTAGCGATGAAGATGAAAGCACTACAAGACTACTTCAAAGCGCAGCGAATGACGCTGGATTTGAGACCAATTTTTGTTATGTAAACGACGTGAGTTTTGATGATGAAAACGGTATTTTTTATGATGGTCAAAACTACGAATACTGGTTTAAACTTATCCCTTGGGAGAGCATTGCTATAGAAGAAGGCGAGCTAGCCTTGATACTCAAAAACATCATAAATAACCAAAAAGCCATAGTCTTAAATCCAGCCTACACACTGCTTTTTCAAAGCAAAGGCATTATGAAAATTTTATGGGATTTATACCCAAATCACCCACTTTTGCTAGAGAGTAGTTACGAGCCACTAAGCGGCAAAAAACAGGTCAAAAAGCCATTTTTAGCTCGCGAAGGAGCAAATGTCACATTGCTTGATAATGACGGAAATATCATTAAAGAAAATGGCGGAAGCTACGGCAATGGTAAATTTTTGTATCAAGAGTTTGCCGAGTTTGACAAAAGTGGCGATGAGAGCTATCAAGCTGGGGTATTTTTCGCTTTTGAAGGATGTGCGCTTGGCTTTAGAAAAGGCGGCGACATCATCGATAACTACTCTAAATTTGTCGGTCACATCATAAAATAA
- a CDS encoding UbiX family flavin prenyltransferase encodes MKIIVGITGASGANLGVKLANLLPNLGHETSVILSDAAKISLEKEGFESKFNEQIHIYSNDEIYAPMASGSAKFDKMIVAPCSINSLAKISCGIAESLILRACAVTLKEKRELILGVRETPFSTISLMQMAELSKLGVIIAPPVYGAYSKAKSIDELENFIIGKWLDLLGVEHEIYKRWSK; translated from the coding sequence ATGAAAATAATCGTTGGAATAACTGGAGCAAGCGGAGCAAATTTAGGCGTAAAACTGGCAAATTTATTGCCAAATTTAGGTCATGAAACCAGCGTGATTTTAAGCGACGCAGCTAAAATTTCGCTTGAAAAAGAGGGGTTTGAGTCTAAATTTAATGAGCAAATTCATATTTATTCTAACGATGAAATTTACGCCCCAATGGCGAGCGGATCGGCTAAATTTGATAAAATGATAGTGGCACCTTGTTCTATAAACTCACTTGCCAAGATAAGCTGCGGCATCGCTGAGAGTTTGATTTTAAGGGCGTGTGCTGTAACGCTTAAAGAAAAAAGAGAGCTGATTTTGGGCGTGAGAGAAACCCCGTTTTCGACCATTTCGCTTATGCAAATGGCTGAGCTTTCTAAGCTTGGCGTCATCATCGCACCACCAGTTTATGGGGCTTATAGTAAGGCAAAAAGTATAGATGAGCTAGAAAATTTCATCATAGGTAAGTGGCTAGATCTACTTGGCGTGGAGCATGAAATTTACAAAAGATGGAGTAAATAG
- a CDS encoding D-2-hydroxyacid dehydrogenase — MKIVCLDADTLGNDVDLNQFFSKFGEFISYPKTEAKDTIERLKDADVVLTNKVLITKEVLANTSLKLICVTATGVNNIDLEAAKEAGVSVKNVAGYSTSSVAQQTFANLLALRNQTSYYDSYCKSVEGWAKSEIFVHLNKPIFELSGKSFGIAGLGSIGKSVANIAKAFGCEVCYYSTSGKNDNNEFKKVSFDELLKCDIISIHAPLNADTKGLFDEKALLNLKNGATLMNYGRGGIVDETAIARLVDEREIYFATDVLETEPMRADHPFLSVKNKDRLLLSPHIAWGSVEARKRLLELVVKNIEDFYQI; from the coding sequence ATGAAAATAGTATGCTTAGACGCCGATACCTTAGGCAACGACGTAGATTTAAACCAGTTTTTTTCCAAATTTGGAGAGTTCATCAGTTACCCAAAAACAGAAGCCAAAGACACAATAGAGAGACTAAAAGACGCTGATGTGGTGCTCACAAATAAAGTTCTCATCACCAAAGAAGTCCTTGCAAACACTAGTTTAAAGCTCATTTGTGTGACTGCAACAGGGGTAAATAACATAGACCTTGAAGCAGCCAAAGAAGCTGGCGTAAGTGTCAAAAACGTCGCTGGATACTCCACTTCTAGCGTCGCACAGCAGACTTTTGCAAACCTTTTAGCTCTTAGAAACCAAACAAGTTATTATGATAGCTACTGCAAAAGCGTAGAGGGCTGGGCGAAGAGTGAGATTTTCGTGCATTTAAATAAGCCGATTTTTGAGCTTAGCGGCAAGAGTTTTGGCATCGCGGGGCTTGGAAGTATCGGCAAAAGCGTCGCAAACATCGCCAAAGCCTTTGGCTGCGAAGTCTGCTACTACTCAACAAGTGGCAAAAATGACAATAACGAGTTTAAAAAAGTGAGTTTTGATGAACTTTTAAAATGCGATATTATCAGCATTCACGCTCCGCTAAACGCCGATACTAAGGGACTTTTTGATGAAAAAGCCCTTTTAAATTTAAAAAACGGCGCGACTTTGATGAACTATGGTCGTGGTGGAATAGTAGATGAAACTGCCATTGCAAGGCTAGTTGATGAGCGTGAGATCTACTTCGCAACTGACGTACTTGAAACTGAGCCGATGAGAGCCGATCATCCGTTTTTGAGTGTCAAAAACAAAGACAGATTGCTTCTTAGCCCACACATCGCTTGGGGAAGCGTTGAAGCTAGAAAAAGGCTTTTGGAGCTTGTTGTCAAAAATATTGAGGATTTTTATCAAATTTAG
- a CDS encoding YajQ family cyclic di-GMP-binding protein: MADEHSFDISASVDLMEVKNAIETSKKEVGSRFDFKGLKAEIDLNEKDKTITLLSSSDSKIDALKDIVISKLIKRDIPPVAITELKRENASGANTKCTLKLNDTLDSNNAKKITKAIKDEKLKVNASIRGEEVRVTSKSIDELQAVIKLVKGLNLELPLSFRNLK; encoded by the coding sequence ATGGCAGACGAACACAGCTTTGATATAAGCGCTAGCGTTGATTTGATGGAAGTCAAAAACGCTATTGAAACTTCTAAAAAAGAGGTTGGCTCAAGGTTTGATTTCAAAGGGCTAAAAGCAGAGATTGACTTAAACGAAAAAGACAAAACCATAACTCTTTTGAGCTCAAGCGATTCAAAAATCGACGCTTTAAAAGACATAGTCATAAGCAAACTCATCAAACGCGACATTCCACCAGTTGCGATAACTGAGCTAAAAAGAGAAAATGCAAGTGGCGCAAACACCAAATGCACGCTCAAGCTCAATGATACGCTTGATTCAAACAATGCCAAAAAAATCACAAAAGCTATCAAAGATGAGAAGCTAAAGGTAAATGCGAGCATTCGCGGCGAAGAGGTGCGAGTAACTAGCAAGTCAATCGATGAGTTACAAGCTGTAATTAAACTAGTAAAAGGGCTAAATTTGGAGCTTCCACTTAGCTTTAGAAATTTAAAATAA
- a CDS encoding thioredoxin domain-containing protein gives MSKFRLFLGAITLFCAVSLNAITEGKDYIKLNSAQQIPDADDKIIELFSYSCIHCYNHFKGGTLEFVAELLPEFKYEEWQVRQMGDYGYLMGEVLAYAKMMDEANLIKSTSKKSAYHAVLKAYFEAYFKHRQRWNTGAAFYQVGADAIKEATKKDVSISDISEYASSDEGKKFTSRLDDGLEVAKLNGTPAFIIKGKYLVNLENVKSEDELVNIIKEIIKLK, from the coding sequence TTGAGTAAATTCAGACTATTTTTAGGAGCGATTACGCTATTTTGCGCTGTTTCATTAAACGCCATTACTGAGGGCAAAGACTACATCAAGCTAAACTCAGCTCAGCAAATACCAGATGCCGATGATAAAATAATCGAGCTTTTTAGCTATAGTTGTATCCACTGCTACAACCACTTCAAAGGTGGCACTCTTGAGTTTGTCGCTGAGCTTTTGCCAGAGTTCAAATATGAAGAGTGGCAAGTAAGACAAATGGGCGATTATGGCTATTTGATGGGCGAAGTTTTGGCTTATGCTAAGATGATGGATGAGGCAAATCTTATCAAATCAACAAGCAAAAAATCAGCCTATCACGCAGTTTTGAAAGCGTATTTTGAGGCGTATTTCAAACATCGCCAAAGATGGAACACTGGGGCTGCATTTTATCAAGTAGGCGCAGACGCTATCAAAGAAGCAACCAAAAAAGATGTAAGCATAAGCGATATATCTGAGTATGCAAGCAGCGATGAGGGTAAGAAATTTACTTCAAGATTAGATGACGGACTAGAAGTAGCTAAGCTAAACGGAACTCCAGCTTTTATCATCAAAGGAAAATACCTTGTAAATTTAGAAAATGTTAAAAGCGAAGATGAATTAGTGAATATTATAAAAGAAATAATTAAACTTAAATAA
- a CDS encoding coproporphyrinogen III oxidase family protein produces MDKIQNLAVKYASFTMQKSLRQNLQIDILHKDFTKQPNLDKSYMLYAHIPFCHTFCPYCSFHKYAYNEEKAKAYFENLRAEMIDKKNLGYNFTSMYVGGGTTLINENELLKTLELAKKLFDIKEISCETDPNHINPNELSKFKGLIDRISVGVQSFDDEILKKVARYDKFGSKDVLIDKLSKAIGILPVTSLDLIFNFPFQTKDGLINDISIAKALSPDQITFYPLMKSNITKDKIASSLGISQKDNEAQFYEIIRAEFKDYHSNNSWSFSKTKSNLQDEYVGSNHEYLGVGSGAFSFMDGELYVNAFDLDEYGSRIINHRSATIAKCKFEQKQRLKYLFLTELFDGQICINEFNQKNQANLTQSLFLELTMLKLTKAIIIKDGKITLSKFGRYLFVVLMKEFYIGMDMVRAVFRDGKKLKSGTKLKVMEGLE; encoded by the coding sequence ATGGACAAGATCCAAAATCTTGCTGTAAAATATGCAAGTTTCACTATGCAAAAATCCTTGCGTCAAAATTTGCAAATAGATATTTTACACAAAGATTTTACTAAGCAACCAAATTTAGATAAAAGCTATATGCTTTATGCTCATATCCCTTTTTGCCATACGTTTTGTCCGTATTGTTCGTTTCACAAATACGCATATAATGAAGAAAAAGCCAAAGCTTACTTTGAAAATTTAAGAGCCGAGATGATAGATAAAAAAAATCTTGGCTATAATTTCACCTCCATGTATGTCGGCGGCGGCACAACTCTCATAAACGAAAATGAGCTGCTAAAAACACTCGAGCTTGCTAAAAAGCTCTTTGATATCAAAGAAATCTCATGCGAAACAGATCCAAATCATATAAATCCAAATGAATTATCTAAATTTAAAGGTCTTATAGACAGGATCAGCGTCGGAGTGCAAAGCTTCGATGATGAGATACTAAAAAAAGTAGCAAGATACGATAAATTTGGCTCAAAAGATGTCCTCATTGACAAACTTAGCAAAGCCATTGGAATACTTCCAGTTACGAGCTTGGATCTGATTTTTAACTTTCCTTTCCAGACAAAAGATGGACTAATAAACGATATATCAATAGCCAAAGCTCTAAGCCCAGATCAAATCACATTTTATCCACTGATGAAATCAAACATCACAAAAGACAAAATTGCTTCAAGTCTTGGCATCAGCCAAAAAGACAATGAAGCCCAGTTTTACGAGATAATACGTGCTGAATTTAAAGACTATCATAGCAACAACTCTTGGTCGTTTTCTAAAACAAAATCAAATCTCCAAGATGAATATGTCGGCTCAAATCACGAATATTTGGGCGTCGGAAGTGGTGCTTTTAGCTTTATGGATGGAGAGCTTTATGTCAATGCCTTCGACCTTGATGAGTATGGCTCAAGGATAATAAATCACAGAAGTGCAACCATAGCTAAATGCAAATTTGAGCAAAAACAAAGGCTAAAATATCTATTTTTAACAGAACTTTTTGACGGGCAAATTTGCATAAATGAATTCAATCAAAAAAACCAAGCAAATTTAACCCAAAGCCTATTTTTAGAACTAACAATGCTAAAACTTACAAAAGCAATCATTATCAAAGACGGCAAAATAACCTTAAGCAAATTTGGCAGGTATTTGTTTGTCGTGCTTATGAAAGAGTTTTACATAGGTATGGATATGGTAAGAGCAGTTTTTAGAGACGGCAAAAAGCTAAAATCAGGCACAAAACTAAAAGTAATGGAGGGCTTAGAGTAA
- a CDS encoding ATP-binding protein — MKYLKDFLNANADSEIFSLLECDSDELEILRHLTKSYINGVSSISVFDLLNAVFSPKDFEHLDKISKLKNLIDAGYLTQNFSFFKENKPKLSKLSMLYSEVELSEPFLVLLEEGKSINLMPVSEPYNDHLEYLKDQFLKIELYQKRLNNHSQNSISKLESKIQKIENIVENRLKISKIPLACEQIFKDNALSPKEQIIFLALLKEEYSGEFEALRDLNTLVSLVSKDEMERMKSRSLLEEGSNLLENGLIDYDEVLNAFGSVSRSFFINEDILQLIMHPQNSKKSKKLKLETLVKESEIFELIEPSSDLNDVVLNAGTKELLDNILKQGDKKVLNRLNSWGFKKAKSAMVKVIFYGSPGTGKTMSALSLAKSLKKQVLSFDCSKILSKYVGESEQNVRKIFDTYKEICTKSKSEPVLLLNEADQFLSTRVDASSGSDKMHNQMQNIFLEQIEKFEGVLIATTNFMQSLDHAFSRRFDYKIEFKKPDFKARLEIWQKVIPQNASFEESFSLEELAKYELSGAQIMLTLKNTALKVACSDNGIFTMREFENEIKRELNSAFGEDKRVGLL, encoded by the coding sequence TTGAAATATTTAAAAGATTTTTTGAACGCAAATGCTGACTCTGAGATTTTTTCATTGCTTGAGTGCGATAGCGACGAGCTTGAAATTTTAAGACATCTAACAAAAAGTTATATAAATGGAGTTAGCTCTATTAGTGTTTTCGATCTTTTAAATGCTGTTTTTAGTCCAAAAGATTTCGAACATTTAGATAAAATTTCAAAGCTAAAAAATCTTATAGACGCTGGCTATTTGACGCAAAATTTCTCATTTTTTAAAGAAAACAAACCAAAGCTTAGCAAACTAAGTATGCTTTATAGTGAAGTTGAGCTTAGTGAGCCGTTTTTGGTGCTTTTAGAAGAGGGCAAAAGCATAAATTTAATGCCAGTAAGTGAGCCATATAATGACCATTTGGAGTATCTAAAAGATCAGTTTTTGAAAATCGAGCTTTATCAAAAAAGGCTAAATAATCATAGTCAAAATAGCATTTCAAAGCTAGAAAGCAAGATCCAAAAGATAGAAAATATCGTGGAAAATCGCCTAAAAATCAGCAAAATTCCTCTAGCTTGCGAGCAAATTTTTAAAGATAATGCACTAAGTCCAAAAGAGCAGATTATATTTTTGGCATTGCTAAAAGAAGAATATAGTGGCGAATTTGAGGCTTTGCGTGATTTAAACACTCTTGTAAGCCTTGTTAGCAAGGATGAAATGGAGCGAATGAAGAGCAGAAGTTTGCTTGAAGAGGGCTCAAATTTGCTTGAAAATGGGCTTATTGACTATGATGAGGTGCTAAATGCTTTTGGGAGTGTAAGTAGGAGCTTTTTTATCAATGAAGATATTTTGCAGCTCATCATGCACCCACAAAACTCCAAAAAATCAAAAAAACTAAAGCTAGAAACGCTAGTAAAAGAAAGCGAGATTTTCGAACTCATCGAGCCAAGCAGCGATCTAAATGACGTCGTGCTAAATGCTGGGACAAAAGAGCTGCTTGATAATATCCTAAAACAAGGCGATAAAAAGGTACTAAATCGCCTAAACTCATGGGGATTTAAAAAGGCAAAAAGCGCTATGGTAAAAGTGATATTTTACGGAAGTCCAGGCACTGGCAAAACAATGAGCGCTTTAAGCCTCGCAAAGAGCCTTAAAAAGCAGGTTCTAAGCTTTGATTGTTCTAAGATTTTAAGCAAATATGTGGGCGAAAGCGAGCAAAATGTCCGCAAGATTTTTGATACTTATAAAGAAATTTGCACCAAGAGTAAAAGTGAGCCAGTTTTGCTACTAAATGAAGCAGATCAATTCCTCTCAACCCGCGTCGATGCAAGCTCTGGAAGTGATAAAATGCATAACCAAATGCAAAATATTTTCTTAGAACAGATAGAAAAATTTGAGGGAGTTTTGATCGCTACAACAAATTTTATGCAAAGCTTGGATCATGCTTTTTCAAGAAGATTTGATTATAAAATTGAATTTAAAAAGCCTGATTTCAAAGCCAGACTTGAAATTTGGCAAAAGGTCATTCCACAAAATGCTAGTTTTGAAGAGAGTTTTAGTCTAGAAGAGCTAGCAAAATACGAGCTAAGCGGAGCTCAGATCATGCTTACTCTCAAAAATACAGCGCTCAAAGTAGCTTGCAGTGATAATGGGATATTTACCATGCGTGAGTTTGAAAATGAGATAAAAAGGGAGCTAAACTCAGCATTTGGCGAGGATAAAAGAGTGGGCTTACTCTAA
- a CDS encoding fatty acid--CoA ligase: protein MEYKFNNYYEMLTNSALEYPKTVAIFENEVKINYKDLKQKVDRVAQFLRNHEISYKDRVAMIVTNSSEFIISFLAITSIGAIAVPINTFLKKDEFAYILNDCNAKMLFVSDSHQKETQGLKESTQIQNVVVIGEAKRDDYLKFSDALACEPTTQICPAKLDDIANIMYTSGTTGHPKGAIISYKNVFSNILGINEIFSITPKDRFIVYLPMFHSFTLTVMVIMPLFSASSEVVVKSVFPFSNVLKQTLLKKVTVFLGVPAIYTAIAKAKIPWYFKWFNSIRYFVCGSAPLAKQTIDDFERIFPRAKLLEGYGLSECSPLVSVNRPENKKVSSVGLALPNYQVKIVDEEMVEKKIGEVGEIIVKGDNVMQGYLNNPTATDDTIINGWLKTGDLGKVDKDGFIYIVDRLKDLIISKGQNIYPREIEELIYKLEEVEACAVIGIKDEAEDEDVIAFIQLKEDMSLDGAKVKAFLKGHLANFKIPKSIYFADELPKNAAGKVLKRVLKEQIKGKIG, encoded by the coding sequence ATGGAATATAAATTTAATAACTACTATGAGATGCTTACTAATTCGGCTTTAGAGTATCCCAAGACTGTAGCGATTTTTGAAAATGAAGTCAAAATCAACTATAAAGATTTGAAGCAAAAAGTAGATCGAGTAGCTCAGTTTTTAAGAAATCATGAGATTTCATACAAAGATAGAGTGGCGATGATAGTGACTAACTCAAGTGAGTTTATCATATCGTTTTTGGCTATTACTTCTATAGGAGCGATTGCAGTTCCTATAAATACGTTTTTGAAAAAAGATGAGTTCGCTTATATCTTAAATGATTGTAATGCAAAAATGCTTTTCGTCTCAGACTCACACCAAAAAGAGACCCAAGGACTCAAAGAAAGCACGCAAATCCAAAATGTAGTAGTTATCGGTGAAGCTAAAAGAGATGATTATCTTAAATTTAGCGACGCACTTGCTTGTGAGCCAACCACTCAAATTTGCCCAGCCAAGCTAGATGATATCGCAAATATCATGTATACTTCAGGCACGACTGGACACCCAAAGGGCGCGATAATCAGCTACAAAAACGTATTTTCAAATATACTTGGCATAAATGAGATTTTTAGCATAACTCCAAAAGATAGATTTATCGTGTATTTGCCGATGTTTCATAGCTTTACTTTGACCGTTATGGTTATCATGCCGCTTTTTAGCGCGAGTAGTGAAGTCGTGGTAAAATCAGTGTTTCCATTTTCAAACGTCCTAAAACAGACTTTACTTAAAAAGGTTACTGTATTTTTGGGTGTTCCAGCGATTTATACGGCTATTGCTAAGGCAAAAATCCCATGGTATTTTAAGTGGTTTAACTCTATTAGATATTTTGTCTGCGGATCAGCTCCACTAGCAAAGCAGACAATCGATGATTTTGAGCGTATTTTTCCACGTGCGAAACTACTTGAGGGATATGGCTTAAGTGAATGTTCACCACTTGTGAGCGTAAACCGCCCAGAAAACAAAAAAGTCTCAAGCGTAGGCTTAGCGCTGCCAAATTATCAAGTCAAAATCGTAGATGAAGAAATGGTAGAAAAAAAGATCGGCGAAGTCGGTGAAATCATCGTCAAAGGCGATAACGTCATGCAAGGATACTTAAACAATCCTACTGCTACTGATGATACAATCATAAATGGCTGGCTCAAAACTGGAGATCTTGGAAAAGTCGATAAAGACGGATTTATCTACATTGTAGATAGACTGAAAGACCTTATCATCTCAAAAGGTCAAAACATCTATCCAAGAGAGATCGAAGAGCTTATTTACAAGCTTGAAGAGGTCGAGGCGTGTGCAGTAATAGGCATCAAAGATGAAGCTGAAGATGAAGATGTGATCGCATTTATCCAGCTCAAAGAAGATATGAGCTTAGACGGGGCTAAAGTAAAGGCGTTTTTAAAAGGACACCTTGCAAACTTCAAAATTCCAAAAAGCATATATTTCGCAGATGAATTGCCAAAAAATGCTGCTGGAAAAGTGCTAAAAAGAGTTCTAAAAGAACAGATAAAAGGTAAGATTGGTTGA
- a CDS encoding OmpP1/FadL family transporter: protein MTNLKKVSLLALATSTLYAAGYKIPEQSSDSVALSASNVAFSFGPDAAYYNPANMMYVDDVRHYFENSFTYIHLGKSRFDPDVKTAENYTTTSQNADFLVPTFHFVSPEYIENWRFGLSFVVPSGLSMRWKDTYPASTANNFSLKVFELNPSAAYRVSDELSIAAGFRVIYATGKVSTNPNGSLGGATLNASRQLEGDDVNFGWNAAITYRPVEDLSLVATYRSKIDMNLEGNAQITSSTSTFVPGFNGSYNGPVSVNIPLPAVLTLGLGYKIDDVTLLAAFERTYWSKLERFDFNYGGSSIPAQAVFDKPVEKNFHDSNTYRLGVAWDATNKLRLMAGFAYDESPSDPTLIGFELPDTSAYIYSVGLNYKYNEDIEIAFGYLFQDRQNRHIDKNDERAKFNNVVGEMTNANSQLVNLGIKYRF from the coding sequence ATGACAAATTTAAAAAAAGTTTCACTTCTTGCCTTGGCGACTAGCACACTTTACGCAGCTGGATACAAGATACCAGAGCAAAGCAGCGATTCTGTCGCATTGAGCGCATCAAACGTGGCTTTTAGTTTTGGCCCAGACGCGGCGTATTACAACCCAGCAAATATGATGTATGTTGATGACGTCAGGCATTATTTTGAAAATTCATTTACTTATATACATTTAGGCAAAAGCAGATTTGACCCAGATGTAAAGACAGCTGAAAACTACACAACAACTTCCCAAAATGCAGACTTTTTGGTTCCTACTTTTCATTTCGTATCTCCTGAATACATAGAAAACTGGCGTTTTGGACTAAGCTTTGTCGTGCCGTCTGGACTTTCTATGAGATGGAAAGACACCTATCCAGCTTCTACTGCAAACAACTTCAGCTTAAAGGTATTTGAGCTAAACCCAAGTGCAGCTTATAGAGTGAGTGATGAGCTTAGCATCGCAGCTGGATTTAGAGTGATATATGCTACAGGCAAGGTCAGCACAAATCCAAATGGAAGTCTTGGTGGTGCTACATTAAATGCAAGCAGACAACTTGAAGGCGATGATGTAAATTTCGGCTGGAATGCGGCTATCACTTATAGACCAGTTGAAGATCTAAGCTTGGTAGCTACCTATAGATCAAAAATAGATATGAATCTTGAAGGTAATGCACAAATTACTTCATCGACTTCTACTTTTGTTCCGGGATTTAACGGTTCATACAACGGTCCAGTTAGCGTAAACATACCTTTGCCAGCAGTTCTTACTCTTGGTCTTGGATACAAGATAGATGATGTGACTTTGCTAGCTGCATTTGAAAGGACTTATTGGAGCAAGCTTGAGAGATTTGATTTTAATTACGGTGGCTCAAGCATACCGGCTCAAGCAGTTTTTGACAAACCAGTAGAAAAAAACTTCCACGACTCAAACACATACCGTCTTGGCGTGGCGTGGGACGCGACAAATAAGCTAAGATTGATGGCCGGTTTTGCTTATGATGAGAGCCCAAGCGACCCGACACTCATAGGTTTTGAGCTTCCTGATACTTCAGCTTATATATATTCAGTTGGTTTGAACTACAAGTATAATGAAGATATAGAGATTGCATTTGGATATTTATTCCAAGATAGACAAAATAGGCATATCGACAAAAACGATGAAAGGGCTAAATTTAACAACGTCGTAGGCGAGATGACAAATGCCAACTCTCAACTAGTAAATTTAGGTATAAAATATAGGTTCTAA